One stretch of Deltaproteobacteria bacterium DNA includes these proteins:
- a CDS encoding TIGR01777 family oxidoreductase, with product MKVFVLGGTGFIGIHLARFFIRHGHAVTCLARSQSKAEDLPPGTRHVIGDPLRSGPWQEEAAKADLIVNLVGRSIMTRWTDEAKEAILKTRIMSTRMAVDSISRERAAKTVLVNANAVGYYEGAGDLEVTEESPAGRGFLAEVTQAWQEEAERALKKGARVVIARFGVVLGRDGGLLAQMLPVFQLGLGGRLGSGRQWFSWIHVHDLCRAVLFVAERGDISGPVNFCSPHPVTNREFTRTLARLLGRPAILPVPGLALRLAIGDAAEIALRGERVVPRVLERAGFAFEFPTIEDALKDLVLTS from the coding sequence ATGAAGGTTTTCGTCCTTGGAGGAACGGGATTCATCGGGATCCACCTCGCCAGGTTTTTCATCAGGCACGGGCATGCGGTCACCTGTCTTGCGCGTTCCCAGAGCAAGGCAGAGGATCTACCTCCTGGCACGCGTCACGTGATTGGAGACCCCCTGCGGTCCGGTCCATGGCAGGAAGAGGCGGCCAAGGCGGACCTCATCGTGAACCTTGTGGGAAGATCCATCATGACCCGATGGACGGATGAGGCAAAGGAGGCAATCCTCAAAACCCGCATCATGTCCACCCGTATGGCAGTGGATTCCATTTCCCGCGAAAGGGCAGCGAAAACGGTTCTTGTGAACGCCAATGCCGTCGGCTATTACGAGGGTGCCGGTGATCTGGAGGTGACCGAGGAATCCCCTGCCGGTAGGGGTTTTCTCGCCGAGGTCACTCAAGCATGGCAGGAGGAGGCGGAACGCGCCCTAAAAAAAGGCGCCAGGGTCGTTATCGCGCGTTTCGGGGTGGTGCTCGGGCGGGACGGTGGGCTTCTCGCCCAGATGCTACCGGTCTTTCAGCTCGGCCTGGGCGGACGCCTCGGCAGCGGCCGGCAGTGGTTCTCCTGGATCCATGTCCACGATCTTTGTCGGGCAGTCCTTTTTGTCGCTGAGCGCGGGGATATCTCGGGTCCTGTCAATTTCTGTTCCCCCCATCCGGTGACAAACAGGGAATTCACCCGGACACTTGCCCGCCTTCTCGGCCGTCCCGCGATCCTTCCGGTTCCGGGCCTTGCGCTTCGCCTTGCCATCGGAGACGCGGCCGAGATCGCCCTCAGAGGCGAAAGGGTGGTGCCTCGCGTGCTTGAAAGGGCGGGATTCGCATTTGAATTTCCCACTATTGAGGATGCCCTCAAGGATTTGGTCCTAACGTCTTGA
- a CDS encoding polyprenyl synthetase family protein, whose amino-acid sequence MPCEARQTAIILIYCPIVMDPFVMGKKNTNDIFHIFQPDLLRIEQILKDRFACENPFIDKVCGHIIFAGGKRIRPLLTVCAARLCGRSDDAAYELSVVPEYLHAASLLHDDVVDGGVLRRGKPAAHTLWGVKAVVLVGDSLYARAIEIATRFRNVPIARIIAETVALMAEGEIIQLLSSQTRGLDEKTYLDIVYRKTGALISASCAIGALLAEAGPRQVHALTEFGRLIGIAFQMVDDVLDYTSETEKLGKAVGTDMAEGKTTLPLAIAMERAETRDRERLKEILSSERITNDDLSWAQRILHQTGAIEETLTRAEAYIEDACAHLVDTFPPSGTREGLVTLARFILTRAK is encoded by the coding sequence ATGCCTTGTGAAGCAAGGCAGACAGCCATTATACTGATTTACTGCCCGATCGTCATGGATCCGTTCGTTATGGGAAAGAAAAACACTAACGACATCTTCCACATCTTCCAGCCCGATCTCCTACGAATCGAACAGATCCTCAAGGACCGATTCGCATGTGAAAACCCATTTATCGACAAGGTGTGCGGCCACATCATATTCGCCGGAGGAAAACGCATCCGGCCCCTTCTCACCGTGTGCGCGGCCAGGCTTTGCGGCAGGTCGGATGATGCGGCATACGAACTCTCGGTCGTGCCCGAATACCTTCACGCAGCGAGCCTCCTTCACGATGACGTGGTGGACGGAGGGGTCCTTCGGCGTGGAAAGCCAGCGGCCCATACCCTCTGGGGGGTCAAGGCCGTTGTGCTTGTCGGGGACTCCCTTTATGCCAGGGCCATCGAGATCGCCACCCGTTTCCGAAACGTACCGATCGCCAGGATCATCGCTGAGACCGTGGCCCTCATGGCCGAAGGTGAGATCATCCAGCTTCTGTCCTCACAAACACGCGGACTCGACGAAAAGACCTATCTGGACATCGTTTACAGAAAGACCGGGGCGCTCATCTCCGCGTCCTGCGCCATAGGCGCCCTTCTGGCCGAGGCGGGACCACGGCAGGTCCATGCCCTCACCGAATTCGGCCGCCTCATCGGGATCGCTTTTCAGATGGTTGACGACGTCCTCGACTACACCTCGGAGACGGAAAAACTCGGAAAGGCAGTGGGAACGGACATGGCGGAAGGCAAGACGACCCTACCCCTTGCGATCGCCATGGAAAGGGCCGAAACCCGCGACCGGGAAAGGCTCAAGGAGATCCTTTCCTCCGAAAGGATAACCAATGATGACCTCTCATGGGCCCAACGCATCCTGCACCAAACCGGGGCGATCGAGGAAACCCTGACACGGGCCGAGGCATATATCGAGGACGCGTGCGCACATCTCGTGGACACATTCCCCCCCTCCGGGACCAGGGAAGGACTCGTCACCCTTGCCCGTTTCATTTTGACGCGCGCTAAATGA
- a CDS encoding WbqC family protein, whose amino-acid sequence MRVAVHQPVFFPWPGLFYKAIHADCLVLLDTVQFPRGFTWLTRNRIKGPGGEVWLRVPVLRKGQGLQRIDQVRCLPEPRWRKKHIETFFHCYGKAPFFEETFSDLERIYGTPQDRLLDVNLPIIDIIWHGLGIERPYRLLSSLGVTGHGTQLIASICESLGADRLVASRLARPHLDTRLLSDRGISIEWIPIPSPVYPQLWGDFARDLSAIDILFLYGPYARRILDRAK is encoded by the coding sequence ATGCGCGTCGCCGTCCACCAACCCGTCTTTTTCCCCTGGCCCGGACTCTTTTACAAGGCCATCCATGCCGACTGCCTCGTCCTCCTCGACACGGTGCAGTTCCCGCGCGGGTTCACCTGGCTCACAAGAAACCGGATCAAAGGGCCTGGGGGAGAGGTCTGGCTTCGGGTTCCGGTCCTCAGGAAGGGTCAGGGTCTTCAGAGGATCGACCAAGTCCGCTGCCTTCCGGAGCCACGCTGGCGGAAAAAACACATCGAGACATTCTTTCATTGCTACGGGAAGGCGCCCTTCTTTGAGGAGACCTTCTCCGATCTCGAAAGGATTTATGGGACCCCGCAGGATCGCCTTCTCGATGTGAATCTTCCTATCATAGATATTATCTGGCACGGCCTCGGGATCGAACGGCCGTACCGGCTCCTTTCCTCGCTGGGTGTAACCGGACATGGGACCCAACTTATAGCGTCTATATGCGAATCCCTCGGCGCAGACCGACTTGTGGCATCCCGCCTCGCCCGCCCTCACCTGGATACACGTCTCCTTTCCGATCGCGGGATCTCCATCGAATGGATCCCCATACCGTCTCCCGTCTATCCCCAGCTGTGGGGGGATTTTGCCAGAGACCTCTCGGCCATTGACATCCTCTTTCTGTACGGCCCTTACGCAAGAAGGATCCTCGACCGGGCGAAATAA
- the mutS gene encoding DNA mismatch repair protein MutS, which translates to MKAVNPSADVSSTFERTTPMLQQYREIKAAHEDCILFFRMGDFYEMFFEDAEIASSILGIALTSRDRNKEDGVPMCGVPVHASEGYLARLVQAGKRVAICEQVEDPKNAKGLVRREVVRVVTPGLIAIDGGLSAKNNNYIVSIGPCLDGGLRGISSLELSTGEFRLTEVSSDAEAVSEVCRLDPAEILLPEGEKDGHFAARLAGALSGPAVSFRPDGWFRPERGASDLMRHFSVLTLDGFGLSGFAAGTGAAGALLEYARETQHSDLSHIRRILPYRLGDHLILDEATRRNLELVANSLDHGRDGTLLSVLDRTVTPMGGRLLRNWILYPLIERHSIEARLSAVEALVAAATERQAARRMLRKISDMERLIGRVTLKTATPRDLLALKESLAMVPEIRDSLEGPAGYSELISGIRADLDPCVEVRDLIEGAIRPDAPSILRDGGVIREGFHPELDEIIAIQRDGRAYIARVENIEKERTGIASLKVGFNRVFGYYIEISKVHGEKVPESYIRKQTLVSAERYITPELKEVEARILTAQERKIALEQEIFRDIGARICRNGERIQTTARALSLLDCLASLAEVAVEYGYKRPVITDGDGIHIRQGRHPVVERTLVAERFVPNDITLDLKGPRMIIITGPNMAGKSTVLRQTALIVLLAQMGSFVPADAAEIGIVDRIFTRVGATDYLSRGQSTFMVEMTETANILHNATPKSLVILDEIGRGTSTYDGLSIAWAVAEELLRKDGIGVKTLFATHYHELTALADRYDVIRNMHISVQEWEGGIVFLRHLLDGPASRSYGIQVAALAGVPRSVIDRAKEILDLIENGGVAAVAGRAAPSKKGRKRPVQMTLPLEPVDRFGLESRISNLDIDNLTPLDALKTLAELKELIKNG; encoded by the coding sequence ATGAAAGCAGTCAACCCGTCCGCTGATGTATCTTCCACCTTCGAGCGGACGACCCCCATGCTCCAGCAATACCGAGAGATCAAGGCGGCACACGAGGACTGTATCCTTTTTTTTCGCATGGGCGATTTCTATGAGATGTTTTTCGAGGACGCGGAGATCGCCTCTTCCATCCTCGGTATCGCCCTCACCTCGCGGGACCGTAACAAGGAAGACGGTGTCCCCATGTGTGGCGTTCCGGTCCATGCATCAGAGGGGTATCTGGCCCGGCTCGTACAGGCGGGCAAGCGTGTAGCGATCTGCGAACAGGTCGAAGATCCCAAAAACGCCAAAGGTCTCGTCCGGCGGGAGGTCGTGCGGGTCGTCACTCCCGGGCTCATCGCCATCGACGGCGGCCTTTCGGCCAAGAACAATAATTATATCGTTTCCATCGGCCCTTGCCTGGACGGAGGGTTGCGCGGAATTTCCTCACTGGAGCTCTCCACCGGGGAATTCCGGCTCACCGAGGTGTCTTCGGACGCTGAGGCCGTCTCCGAGGTCTGCCGACTCGATCCGGCGGAGATCCTTCTTCCCGAGGGAGAGAAGGACGGCCATTTTGCAGCCAGGCTCGCCGGAGCCCTTTCCGGCCCTGCTGTGAGTTTTCGCCCGGACGGATGGTTCCGGCCCGAACGTGGGGCCTCAGACCTCATGAGGCATTTTTCGGTCCTCACCCTCGACGGGTTCGGACTTTCCGGATTTGCGGCCGGTACAGGCGCGGCAGGCGCCCTTCTCGAGTACGCCCGCGAGACCCAGCATTCGGATCTCTCCCACATCCGACGCATCCTTCCCTACCGTCTCGGAGATCATCTCATTCTCGACGAGGCCACCCGCAGAAATCTCGAACTCGTGGCCAACAGTCTGGACCATGGCCGGGACGGTACCCTCCTTTCCGTCCTTGACAGGACGGTGACGCCCATGGGGGGACGTCTCCTTAGAAACTGGATCCTTTACCCGCTCATAGAGCGGCATTCCATCGAGGCGCGGCTCTCTGCCGTGGAGGCACTTGTCGCGGCAGCGACTGAGCGGCAGGCCGCAAGGAGGATGCTCAGAAAGATCTCCGACATGGAGCGGCTCATCGGTCGCGTCACCCTCAAGACCGCTACCCCGAGGGATCTCCTGGCCCTCAAGGAATCCCTCGCCATGGTCCCCGAAATCCGGGACAGCCTGGAAGGCCCTGCCGGATACTCTGAGCTCATCTCTGGCATTCGGGCAGATCTCGATCCGTGTGTAGAGGTTCGGGACCTCATCGAGGGCGCGATCCGGCCAGATGCGCCTTCCATCCTCCGGGACGGAGGGGTGATCCGGGAGGGTTTCCATCCGGAGCTCGACGAGATCATCGCCATCCAGCGGGACGGCAGGGCCTATATCGCCAGGGTCGAGAACATCGAGAAGGAAAGGACTGGGATCGCATCTCTCAAGGTAGGATTCAACAGGGTTTTCGGCTATTACATCGAGATCTCCAAGGTCCATGGAGAAAAGGTCCCGGAGTCCTATATCCGAAAGCAGACCCTCGTTTCCGCCGAGCGATACATCACGCCAGAGCTCAAGGAGGTGGAGGCCAGGATCCTGACCGCTCAGGAAAGGAAGATAGCCCTCGAGCAGGAGATCTTTCGTGACATCGGGGCCCGCATCTGCCGGAACGGAGAAAGGATCCAGACGACGGCCCGCGCACTTTCCCTTCTCGACTGTCTTGCGTCTCTTGCAGAGGTGGCAGTGGAATATGGCTACAAAAGGCCTGTCATTACCGATGGAGACGGCATACATATTCGTCAGGGGCGGCATCCGGTAGTGGAGCGGACGCTCGTCGCTGAGAGATTCGTCCCAAACGACATCACGCTCGACCTCAAGGGCCCGCGCATGATCATCATCACCGGACCTAACATGGCCGGCAAATCCACGGTCCTTCGCCAGACCGCCCTCATCGTCCTACTTGCCCAGATGGGGAGCTTCGTTCCCGCGGATGCCGCCGAGATCGGAATCGTGGACAGGATCTTCACCAGGGTCGGCGCAACGGATTACCTTTCCCGCGGTCAGAGCACCTTTATGGTGGAGATGACGGAGACGGCCAACATCCTCCACAACGCCACGCCGAAGAGCCTCGTCATCCTGGACGAGATCGGCAGGGGCACGAGCACCTACGACGGCCTGTCCATCGCATGGGCCGTGGCCGAAGAGCTCCTCCGAAAGGACGGGATTGGTGTCAAGACCCTCTTTGCCACCCATTACCACGAACTGACCGCCCTTGCCGATCGCTACGACGTCATCAGGAACATGCACATCTCCGTCCAGGAGTGGGAGGGTGGGATCGTTTTTCTTCGGCATCTGCTGGATGGCCCGGCGAGCAGGAGTTACGGCATCCAGGTCGCGGCCCTTGCCGGGGTGCCGCGGTCTGTCATCGACCGGGCAAAGGAGATACTCGATCTCATTGAGAATGGAGGTGTGGCGGCTGTAGCGGGACGCGCCGCTCCTTCCAAAAAGGGCAGAAAAAGACCTGTACAGATGACGCTTCCCCTGGAGCCTGTGGACCGTTTCGGCCTCGAAAGCCGGATTTCGAACCTGGACATCGACAACCTCACGCCTTTAGATGCCCTTAAAACCCTTGCCGAGCTCAAGGAATTGATAAAGAATGGCTAA
- a CDS encoding polysaccharide deacetylase family protein, with product MKIPLPSGRTSALLSLAAGTTLAAAASYEVFCPRATLFGRVITHGPRNRHAVAIIFDRSPNPSTEDVCRRLHELGASATFFLEGDRARRHQAASRAMKSFEIGIHGMHYRPLALRSEEAVRKEIQQACLAARELQDRRISFLLPPHGWKDLRLTGVAREFGLTVVNPACTIRPGQDVMKGLLDRIRPGDICLVPWRADLPSSVPVVDTLTDLVTGLRARGLAPWGLSALLWGS from the coding sequence ATGAAGATCCCCCTTCCATCCGGACGAACCTCCGCCCTTCTCTCCCTGGCCGCCGGGACCACACTTGCCGCAGCCGCTTCTTACGAGGTCTTCTGCCCCAGGGCGACCCTTTTCGGAAGGGTCATAACCCACGGCCCGAGAAACCGCCATGCCGTAGCCATCATTTTCGACCGATCTCCGAATCCATCGACCGAGGACGTGTGCCGAAGACTTCATGAACTCGGGGCCTCGGCAACCTTTTTCCTCGAGGGAGACCGGGCGCGCCGTCACCAAGCGGCATCAAGGGCCATGAAATCCTTCGAGATCGGCATCCACGGGATGCATTACCGTCCCCTTGCCCTGAGATCGGAAGAGGCCGTTCGCAAGGAGATCCAGCAGGCCTGTCTGGCTGCCAGGGAACTTCAGGACCGGAGGATCTCTTTTCTTCTCCCACCGCATGGATGGAAAGACCTCCGGCTCACCGGCGTCGCCAGGGAATTTGGCCTCACGGTCGTAAATCCTGCCTGCACCATAAGGCCTGGGCAGGACGTCATGAAGGGCCTCCTTGACCGAATCCGCCCAGGCGATATCTGCCTTGTCCCGTGGAGGGCTGATCTTCCCTCTTCTGTGCCTGTGGTGGATACCTTGACGGATCTCGTCACCGGGTTGAGGGCACGTGGACTCGCTCCCTGGGGGCTGAGCGCCCTCCTTTGGGGCTCCTGA